In the genome of Chloroflexota bacterium, the window TCACCGACGCGGCCTCCATCGGCACCGACCTCGGCGTCGGCATCGCGCTGTTCGTCGACGAGATGCAGGACGTCCCGACGCCGGACCTCTCAGCCCTCTGCGCCGCCTGCCATGAGCTCTCCCAAACCGGCGCCCCCCTCATCATCGTCGGCGCCGGCCTCCCCCATCTACCCACCCTTCTCTCCAGTTCCAAGTCCTACTCCGAACGCCTCTTCCGCTACCACCGCATCGACCGCCTTGATCGCCCGGACGCCGACCTCGCCCTCACGGCGCCAGCGCAGCGCGAAGGCGTGGACTTCAGCCCCGATGCCCTGGACGCCCTCTACGACGCGGCCGACGGGTACCCGTACTTCATTCAGGCGTACGGAAAGGTCGCCTGGGACGCCGCCCCCGCGACCCCGATCACCGCGGAGGACGTGAAGGTCGCGGCCCCCGAGGCCGAGGCCGAACTCGCCGTCGGCTTCTTCGGCTCGCGCTATGAGCGCGCCACCCCCGCCGAGCGCGAGTACATGCGCGCGATGGCGCTGCTCGGAGACGGCCCGGTCCCGACGGCCGAGGTCGCCACGTCCCTCGGCCGCCGGCCCTCGTCGTTGTCCCCGGCGCGCGACAGCCTGATCAAGAAGGGCCTGGTCTACGCGGCCGAGCGCGGTTCGGTGGCCTTCACCGTCCCGCACTTCGGCCACTTTCTCCGCTCCCAACCCGCCTAACCCCTCCCCATCGATCCCCCTGTCACCTCACGCATCCCTACCCGCCTATACCAACATCTACCCTCTCCCCTATACATCCTTAGATTCCCCAATCCCCGCCTCATCCCGCAACAACCTCAGCAGCCCGTCAACCCGCCAATCCGCCTGCGGCAGCCCTCGCGTCGCGAACCAGCCGCCGATGTTGCGCACGTCACGCGCCAGCAGCTCGGCGCCCCGCGGGTTCACCACGACGTCCACGACCTGCGGCAGGTCGATCAGCACGAGTCGCTCGTTGTGGACCAGGACGTTGTACGCCGACAGGTCGCCATGCGTGAACCCGGCGCGTGCCAGCGTGGCCAGCCCGTCCGTCAGCTGCTCCCACAAGTCGACGAGCTGCTCGGTACTCGGCCGCAGCTGCGCCAGCCGAGGCGCCGCGCCGCCGTCCGCGTCCCCGATGAACTCGAGCATCAGGTCGGTGCCCAAGCGCGAGACCGGATAGGGCACAGGTGCCCCAGCAGCCCACAGCCCGCACAGCGCGGCGAACTCGGCAGCGGCCCACTGCTCGGCGATGAGCTTGCGTCCAAAGGTCGTCCGGTTCGCGATCGCCCGGTCGAGGCGGGATTCGCGTGTCCGGCGCCCTTCCAGGTAGCCGGCGTCCCGATGAAACAGCCGGTGGTCGGCGCTGCGGTACTGCTTCTCCGCGAGCAGCACCCGCTGCCCACCCCCCGCCGCCCCCGCCTCTACCTCCGCACCTGCCCCCACTTCGCCCCTTTTCCCCACTTCGCGCCTTTTCCCCGGCACCCATCGCTCCACCAGGTGAACCTCCGCCTCCTTCCCCGTCTTCACCACGCCGAGCCGCGTGTCGACGGCAGCCTCACTGGTGATCACCCAAGACGGGTACGGTTCCGGCCCGACCTCCCCCTGCCCCCAGGTCGACCAGCGGTCGGCGCCCTCCGGCAGCTCGAGCCTGTCCTCAGCCTCGATCAGCGCAGCGGCTAGCCGGTCCCGCTCCTGGTCGGTGAGCCGTCCCCGCCGCAGCGGCACGTCGGCCTCGTCGTCGAAGCG includes:
- a CDS encoding ATP-binding protein — translated: TDAASIGTDLGVGIALFVDEMQDVPTPDLSALCAACHELSQTGAPLIIVGAGLPHLPTLLSSSKSYSERLFRYHRIDRLDRPDADLALTAPAQREGVDFSPDALDALYDAADGYPYFIQAYGKVAWDAAPATPITAEDVKVAAPEAEAELAVGFFGSRYERATPAEREYMRAMALLGDGPVPTAEVATSLGRRPSSLSPARDSLIKKGLVYAAERGSVAFTVPHFGHFLRSQPA
- a CDS encoding RIO1 family regulatory kinase/ATPase: MPLRRGRLTDQERDRLAAALIEAEDRLELPEGADRWSTWGQGEVGPEPYPSWVITSEAAVDTRLGVVKTGKEAEVHLVERWVPGKRREVGKRGEVGAGAEVEAGAAGGGQRVLLAEKQYRSADHRLFHRDAGYLEGRRTRESRLDRAIANRTTFGRKLIAEQWAAAEFAALCGLWAAGAPVPYPVSRLGTDLMLEFIGDADGGAAPRLAQLRPSTEQLVDLWEQLTDGLATLARAGFTHGDLSAYNVLVHNERLVLIDLPQVVDVVVNPRGAELLARDVRNIGGWFATRGLPQADWRVDGLLRLLRDEAGIGESKDV